One genomic window of Fusarium keratoplasticum isolate Fu6.1 chromosome 3, whole genome shotgun sequence includes the following:
- a CDS encoding Fe2OG dioxygenase domain-containing protein yields the protein MASDSPSNLIGLEQQTPEADVPEAASQSPGPDQDRESAPLSPIRRQRKYPVGWSLNDEEYESESESESQDYNQSAFHDGTSSDHEDGGSLGQLQQWLKSHCKDALFACGGAIPIITDTTEVNAPKGEPSADENPPSSSASDRASSSSSSLSTAPSASPHPPVTLRWDPRDPKTPAAHCKLDFPIEESSADNLDRLLADMEPASFGRGGEHVYDESYRKASKMDPSRFTTNFCPYTSGIISVVSQLLLPNPLSEKQRTLKAELYKLNVYTGPSGHFSSHVDTPRSRSQIGSLVVCLPAQHKGGALKVRQEDQLMHFDWDNMDFEGPRIQWAAFYSDCEHEVCEVSSGHRITLTYNLYVTRGDGQLSNHPNALDIGHTPLFGQLEELISDREFLPDGGYLGFYTTHTYPHTFSKACLTDTLKGVDMNVWQAFQRLGCGVCLRPVLITDPFERRVKPSHIGTRFPLERYDWIIDQEKDWKDLLNEVWGLEKLSIEDVVWLNEVDERTAQAAFAYVTYGNEPSTDLAYSLCAIIVGVPKYTDNGRMALKTTFGSSRVDEGNWDEHPPYPFDDGM from the exons ATGGCGTCGGATTCTCCCTCTAACCTAATTGGCCTTGAGCAGCAGACTCCCGAGGCGGATGTACCTGAGGCAGCTTCACAATCTCCGGGGCCGGACCAAGACCGTGAAAGCGCACCCCTCTCGCCAATCCGCCGACAACGCAAGTATCCTGTCGGATGGTCTCTTAACGATGAAGAATACGAGAGCGAGAGTGAGAGCGAGAGTCAAGATTATAACCAGAGTGCCTTCCACGACGGGACTAGCAGCGACCATGAAGATGGCGGTTCCCTCGGTCAGCTTCAGCAGTGGCTCAAGTCACACTGCAAAGACGCTCTCTTCGCCTGTGGCGGAGCAATACCAATCATCACCGATACTACTGAGGTCAATGCGCCAAAGGGAGAGCCATCCGCAGACGAAAACCCCCCATCGAGTTCAGCGTCCGACCGtgcctcaagctcaagctcaagcttaAGCACTGCTCCGTCGGCATCCCCTCACCCACCCGTCACCCTGCGATGGGACCCTCGAGATCCCAAGACTCCCGCCGCTCATTGCAAGCTGGATTTTCCTATCGAGGAGTCTAGTGCGGACAACCTCGATCGCCTGCTTGCTGATATGGAGCCTGCATCCTTTGGCCGCGGAGGAGAACATGTGTACGATGAGAGCTACCGCAAAGCTTCCAAGATGGACCCTTCTCGCTTCACCACCAACTTCTGTCCCTATACCTCGGGCATAATCAGTGTCGTGTctcagctcctcctcccaaaCCCGCTTTCGGAGAAGCAGAGGACCCTCAAGGCTGAACTATACAAGCTCAAT GTGTATACTGGACCATCTGGTCACTTCAGCTCCCATGTCGACACTCCTCGCTCCCGTTCTCAAATCGGATCGCTGGTGGTTTGTTTGCCTGCCCAACACAAGGGAGGTGCCTTGAAAGTCCGTCAGGAAGATCAGCTCATGCACTTTGACTGGGACAACATGGATTTCGAAGGACCTCGGATTCAATGGGCTGCTTTCTACAGCGACTGCGAGCATGAGGTGTGTGAGGTATCCTCTGGTCACCGCATCACCCTCACGTACAACCTGTACGTTACTCGAGGCGATGGCCAGCTGTCAAACCACCCCAATGCTCTTGACATTGGCCACACGCCTCTCTTCGGGCAACTTGAAGAACTCATAAGCGATAGGGAGTTCTTGCCAGATG GCGGCTATCTTGGCTTCTACACCACCCACACCTATCCTCACACCTTTTCAAAGGCCTGTTTGACCGACACCTTGAAAGGTGTTGACATGAACGTTTGGCAAGCCTTTCAACGCCTCGGGTGTGGTGTATGCCTGCGACCAGTCTTGATCACCGATCCCTTCGAAAGACGTGTCAAGCCCAGTCATATTGGCACCAGGTTTCCCCTAGAAAGGTACGACTGGATTATCGACCAGGAGAAGGATTGGAAGGACCTTCTCAACGAGGTCTGgggccttgagaagcttTCTATTGAAGATGTAGTCTGGCTGAACGAAGTCGATGAACGCACTGCGCAAGCAGCGTTTGCTTATGTGACT TATGGAAACGAGCCCAGCACGGATCTTGCCTACTCACTCTGTGCGATAATCGTCGGGGTTCCAAAGTACACTGACAATGGGAGGATGGCATTGAAGACAACCTTTGGTTCATCTAGGGTAGACGAGGGTAACTGGGATGAGCACCCACCATACCCTTTTGACGATGGCATGTAG
- a CDS encoding hypothetical protein (Expressed protein) — protein sequence MASTIPTSCPRAPPTLLSMPLEIRLHIFHFCIPQNLCFHCSYDIHEQNRPKGWSRPEWEDSSEASGAQSDPREVEEDTNEPYYEPCGLDDYCRKSRRHRPQGLTSSPSALPGLLLVCRQITNEVKPLLYGGNTFTFNHENDAEYGLSANFSSETKTLMRKMILLLRPGGDDRGWNPSVWEGILGNILILGVIIQKPKADIDGEYLLDEWISWLTATLQQLGPALPKTTKIVVDTNEDDSMVQIVNKEIPGRCVFQRLRVGDGIFRRGEFAAGTGLLDESDYDYDEGPTSCRDIIGDCDYDLYYSD from the coding sequence ATGGCATCCACTATTCCCACCTCGTGCCCGAGGGCACCTCCCACCCTTCTATCCATGCCCCTGGAGATCCGTCTGCACATCTTTCACTTTTGCATCCCCCAAAACCTCTGTTTCCACTGCTCGTACGATATCCATGAACAAAATCGCCCCAAAGGCTGGTCTCGGCCTGAGTGGGAGGACAGCAGCGAGGCTAGTGGAGCGCAAAGCGACCCTCGCGAGGTCGAAGAAGACACCAATGAGCCATACTATGAGCCATGTGGACTTGATGACTATTGCCGCAAGTCCCGGCGACATCGCCCCCAAGGCCTTACCTCTAGTCCCAGCGCCTTACCAGGACTGCTCCTCGTCTGCCGCCAGATTACAAACGAGGTGAAGCCATTGCTGTATGGGGGCAACACTTTCACTTTCAATCACGAAAACGATGCCGAATATGGTCTTTCAGCCAATTTTAGCTCCGAAACAAAGACCTTGATGCGGAAAATGATTCTGCTCCTGCGACCTGGTGGAGATGACAGAGGATGGAACCCGAGTGTTTGGGAAGGCATCCTCGGCAACATTCTGATACTGGGTGTTATTATTCAAAAGCCAAAGGCTGACATTGATGGTGAATACTTGCTGGATGAATGGATCTCCTGGTTGACAGCAACCCTTCAGCAACTGGGCCCGGCCCTCCCCAAGACGACCAAGATCGTGGTGGATACAAACGAGGACGACTCCATGGTTCAGATCGTGAACAAAGAGATTCCGGGGCGTTGCGTCTTTCAGCGACTGCGTGTAGGCGATGGGATCTTCAGAAGGGGGGAATTTGCGGCGGGGACTGGACTTTTGGATGAGTCGGACTATGACTACGACGAGGGTCCGACTAGCTGCAGAGACATCATCGGTGACTGCGACTACGACCTTTACTATTCCGACTAA
- a CDS encoding AAA domain-containing protein, with translation MDDLNRQGAEPVRALSETTTNQPPEPANIECHLEPVPGISGEIRALAGALGAALEGTELSNEQPRGQNPVNETSKEAPWHHRVTPADLTGGLTYEWLKDVTSRLTTLEGSQGKDEAKEVGAKDEMDMTESMKTEPKVRDCNWEQFKNRYSPEECTYAIEVLLTGDDLDGEMEEEQLRRLTLEKRRKFLESNQKKPARRPQADKRPDKNRLERVRINSPAILSFISGVTGETSWAEKPHTFLRPFKTLIHYHERLEEEFGKLKARFEDNGPPNQEPSLESVELPKTNAAEDLTTSVTDGLGEAMKEQKESGKESNFTVKSPKPTTESTKGEPPMKDNNTTSQREPRHIQGDNVTEAGYKEIKCYMEFSRSRILPVYRKFEDKDHRQRVKVRFDDLWSLFRTGELVFKLNDSQNNSLTTEDEKTLTSAGRKRGQKLWRVYYVESDNTPWTVDNLEAEKGNFRRNSVDKIEDFDLRIYYIDYDGMSYSSVGRQWTLPRFEGDMDVTKLQFYPVRFEKDYEATISKLAESGLRFQKLLLSAAPAVQHDGWTLTHDPVGDQLSDQATKTAEYIESDVIIDFHEAYQTNPSWKPPYLTFVKSIFEPETKYDEFAIMQWSGPDRSRAITKLTEVVVSFEDVGALRYNKFIKDDSFAMDPDARPAESRQARRELAGQDLSLLTSRMFVYSLRNRKFIHADVQNLKPIEVMSDPFSDLKIEEPHKRLIRSVVQDHFDKKSIQRQLRARDIEPLEQDFIRGKGKGLVIMLHGAPGVGKTATAEAVAATHRKPLFAITCGDLGIDPREVESTLSEIFRLANLWDCILLLDEAEIFLSRREKKDDNLQRNALVSIFLRTLEYYPGILFLTTNRVGVLDEALNSRVHVSIYFRHLDAEQTMALFDMNLKRSEMIAEQRATSTKEAPLLIKAEEIRGFALTHFAKHAGGPGGLGTWWNGRQIRNAFQIATSLAYADARDQKNDENRYLGRKHFDQVLQAMEEYTQYRQDLLHKTDDDLAADREERYARVGGENSGRRESPRYGPVYSDYSRPRSFQHQRPSYPTSPSSARPFAGREGEYVRQDPDTPTPQRQEPFLAPGAYPAGLGGGDRPMSRGEFHDQGREYGRPGRQM, from the exons ATGGATGACCTTAACAGGCAGGGGGCGGAGCCTGTGAGAGCCCTGTCAGAAACCACCACCAATCAACCACCAGAGCCTGCCAATATAGAATGTCATCTAGAGCCTGTGCCTGGGATCTCTGGAGAGATCAGAGCACTTGCTGGAGCTCTTGGAGCCGCTTTGGAAGGCACGGAGTTGTCGAATGAACAACCCCGTGGGCAAAATCCTGTAAATG AAACATCGAAAGAGGCACCATGGCATCACCGTGTGACACCCGCCGATCTGACCGGAGGCCTCACTTACGAATGGCTGAAGGATGTGACCTCGCGCTTGACCACACTTGAAGGTAGTCAAGGTAAGGACGAGGCGAAGGAGGTAGGTGCgaaggatgagatggacatgACCGAGTCTATGAAAACTGAGCCCAAGGTCCGAGACTGCAATTGGGAGCAGTTCAAGAACCGCTATTCCCCGGAAGAATGCACCTATGCTATTGAGGTTCTCCTAACTGGAGATGACCTTGATGGCGAAATGGAAGAGGAGCAGCTGAGACGCCTAACATtagagaagaggaggaagttCCTTGAATCAAACCAGAAGAAGCCAGCCAGAAGGCCTCAAGCCGATAAGAGGCCCGACAAGAACCGCCTGGAACGAGTTCGGATCAACTCGCCGGCGATCTTGTCATTTATCAGCGGAGTGACTGGGGAGACGTCCTGGGCTGAAAAGCCTCACACATTTTTGAGGCCTTTCAAAACCTTGATTCACTATCACGAACGACTTGAGGAAGAGTTTGGCAAACTGAAGGCGAGGTTTGAAGACAATGGGCCCCCAAACCAAGAGCCATCACTGGAGAGTGTGGAATTGCCGAAGACGAACGCGGCTGAGGATCTGACGACATCGGTCACAGATGGCTTaggagaggccatgaaaGAACAAAAAGAATCGGGAAAAGAGTCAAACTTTACGGTCAAGTCTCCGAAGCCTACCACAGAGTCGACGAAGGGAGAGCCCCCGATGAAggacaacaacaccacctcGCAGAGGGAACCACGTCACATTCAGGGGGACAATGTTACTGAGGCTGGCTACAAGGAGATCAAGTGCTATATGGAGTTTTCTAGGTCCAGAATTCTCCCGGTCTACCGAAAGTTCGAGGACAAGGATCATAGACAACGCGTCAAAGTGCGTTTCGATGATCTATGGTCATTGTTCCGCACAGGGGAGCTCGTCTTCAAACTCAACGACTCGCAGAACAACTCCCTAACTACTGAAGATGAGAAAACTCTCACCTCTGCGGGGCGAAAGAGGGGCCAGAAGTTATGGAGGGTGTACTATGTTGAGTCGGACAACACACCCTGGACTGTCGATAACCTCGAGGCCGAAAAGGGGAACTTCCGTCGCAACTCGGTGGACAAGATTGAAGACTTCGATCTCAGGATCTACTACATTGACTATGACGGAATGTCCTATTCCAGTGTCGGGCGCCAATGGACACTCCCGCGATTTGAAGGTGACATGGACGTCACCAAACTTCAGTTTTATCCGGTGCGCTTCGAGAAAGACTATGAAGcaaccatctccaagctAGCAGAATCAGGATTGAGATTCCAGAAGCTGTTGCTCTCGGCGGCGCCAGCTGTTCAACATGATGGCTGGACGCTTACCCACGACCCAGTTGGTGATCAATTGAGCGACCAAGCTACTAAGACGGCTGAATACATCGAAAGCGATGTCATTATTGACTTTCACGAAGCGTACCAGACAAATCCATCCTGGAAGCCACCTTATTTGACCTTCGTCAAGTCCATATTCGAACCTGAGACGAAATATGACGAGTTTGCAATCATGCAGTGGTCCGGGCCAGACCGCTCTAGAGCGATTACCAAGCTCACAGAAGTTGTTGTATCGTTCGAAGACGTGGGTGCTCTGCGATACAACAAATTTATCAAGGATGACAGCTTCGCCATGGACCCGGATGCCAGGCCTGCCGAGAGTCGTCAAGCCAGGCGTGAGCTGGCTGGCCAAGACCTCTCCCTGTTGACCTCACGGATGTTTGTGTACTCGCTGAGGAACCGCAAGTTTATCCATGCCGACGTTCAAAACTTGAAGCCCATCGAGGTCATGTCTGATCCTTTCAGCGACTTGAAGATCGAGGAGCCTCACAAGCGACTCATCAGGTCCGTCGTGCAGGATCACTTTGACAAGAAGTCGATCCAACGACAGCTACGAGCCCGAGACATTGAGCCGCTGGAGCAGGACTTTATCCGAGGAAAAGGCAAGGGTCTCGTTATCATGCTGCATGGTGCACCTGGAGTAGGCAAGACTGCTACAGCCGAAGCAGTCGCCGCTACGCATCGGAAGCCCTTGTTCGCAATCACTTGCGGTGATCTGGGCATTGACCCTCGTGAGGTTGAGTCAACCTTGTCTGAGATATTCCGACTTGCAAATCTATGGGACTgcattctccttcttgacgaaGCCGAGATATTCCTATCCCGTCGGGAAAAGAAGGACGACAACCTTCAAAGAAACGCCCTTGTCTCGA TCTTCCTCAGGACCCTTGAGTACTACCCAGGAATCCTGTTTCTCACCACCAATCGAGTTGGGGTTCTGGATGAAGCCCTGAACTCTCGTGTACACGTGAGCATCTACTTCCGCCACCTCGACGCTGAGCAGACCATGGCACTCTTCGACATGAACCTGAAGCGTTCAGAGATGATCGCAGAGCAACGGGCTACAAGTACAAAGGAGGCCCCATTGCTCATTAAGGCAGAGGAAATCAGAGGCTTCGCACTCACTCACTTTGCCAAACATGCCGGAGGACCAGGCGGGCTGGGTACGTGGTGGAATGGACGTCAGATCCGCAATGCCTTCCAGATTGCCACGTCACTTGCGTATGCCGATGCGAGGGACCAGAAGAATGATGAGAACAGATACCTTGGGCGAAAGCATTTCGATCAAGTTCTCCAGGCTATGGAAGAATACACCCAGTATCGTCAAGACTTGTTGCACAAGACAGACGACGACCTGGCCGCTGACCGCGAGGAACGCTACGCACGAGTTGGGGGAGAAAACTCCGGGCGACGGGAGAGTCCCCGTTACGGGCCTGTGTATTCAGACTACTCGAGGCCTCGGTCGTTCCAGCATCAGCGCCCGTCCTATCCGACCTCCCCCTCAAGCGCCAGGCCATTTGCTGGGCGAGAGGGTGAGTATGTGAGACAAGATCCTGATACTCCAACACCGCAGAGACAAGAGCCCTTCTTAGCCCCTGGAGCTTACCCTGCAGGCCTGGGAGGTGGAGATCGGCCCATGTCTCGGGGCGAATTCCACGATCAGGGTCGAGAGTATGGACGTCCAGGCCGACAGATGTAA
- a CDS encoding MFS domain-containing protein: protein MDAKASVELEEAKSAGAIKSPANHETSIEVWTEWFTNQSTEWHNELDKRTLRKVDLRLMPTLVIMYLLNFLDRSNLAQARQGTLEVDLEMSGTDFNLATSIFFVGYLLMQLPSNLLLTRVRPSLYLSASCCLWGVVSTCNAAADSFTHLVVIRFFLGFVEAPFFPGAIFLMSSWYTRAELIRRVAWLYAGNALANMFGGLLGAAILGGLEGSKGIEGWRWLFIIEGVAAIAFAMLAAFILPDYPHTTKWLTQEERAFAAWRLTQDISEADTYGEQTVWDGVKMVVRDYRVYVFLLIQHVSLLSQTFQYFFPTIVGTLGYGRIVTLWLTAPAWFATFLLSICVTLSSAKTNDRSLHIVCLMLLAAVGNAIAAGTTVVGARFFAMFLMPMGAVSSYQIIVSWVANSFPRPLVKRSAAIAICNMIGNTATIYGSYLYPSSDSPQYRPGGSANAAICVVVALLALLLRYIHKWENKKLERAEGGQDKETGAGGKTNVGSSRQLPQPGFRYIY from the exons ATGGACGCCAAAGCATCTGTcgagctggaagaagccaagagtGCCGGCGCCATCAAATCCCCTGCCAACCACGAGACGAGCATCGAAGTATGGACGGAGTGGTTTACTAACCAGAGCACAGAGTGGCATAATGAACTTGACAAAAGAACGCTTCGAAAAGTCGACTTGCGGCTTATGCCCACTCTCGTCATCATGTACTTGCTCAACTTCCTGGACCGCTCGAACCTCGCCCAGGCGCGTCAAGGCACCCTAGAGGTGGACCTTGAAATGTCTGGCACCGACTTCAACTTGGCCACATCAATCTTCTTCGTTGGCTATCTGCTGATGCAGCTGCCGTCCAACTTGCTTCTTACTCGCGTACGACCCTCTTTGTACCTTAGTGCCTCTTGCTGCCTATGGGGAGTTGTGTCAACGTGTAATGCCGCTGCGGACTCCTTCACGCACCTTGTGGTCATTCGGTTCTTCCTCGGTTTTGTTGAGGCTCCCTTCTTCCCTGGCGCTATCTTTCTCATGAGTTCCTGGTACACTCGTGCTGAGCTTATTCGCCGCGTGGCCTGGCTTTATGCTGGAAATGCCTTGGCCAACATGTTTGGTGGCCTGCTGGGTGCTGCCATTCTTGGTGGGCTTGAAGGATCGAAGGGGATcgaaggatggagatggttgTTTATCATT GAGGGCGTCGCAGCGATCGCTTTTGCCATGCTTGCTGCCTTCATTCTTCCAGACTACCCCCACACCACCAAATGGCTGACCCAAGAGGAACGTGCCTTTGCTGCCTGGAGACTCACCCAGGACATCAGCGAGGCAGATACATACGGGGAACAAACCGTCTGGGATGGTGTCAAGATGGTCGTTCGTGACTACCGCGTATacgtcttcctcctcatccagcacGTTAGTTTGCTGTCGCAGACTTTCCAGTATTTCTTCCCCACCATTGTTGGCACGCTTGGCTATGGCCGTATTGTAACCTTATGGCTTACGGCTCCTGCTTGG TTTGCCactttcctcctctccatctgCGTAACGTTGAGCTCAGCAAAGACAAATGACAGATCCTTGCACATTGTTTGTCTCATGCTTCTTGCAGCCGTAGGAAACGCGATTGCTGCCGGGACAACAGTCGTTGGAGCCCGCTTCTTTGCCATGTTTCTCATGCCAATGGGCGCTGTGTCCTCCT ACCAAATCATTGTATCGTGGGTAGCAAACTCCTTCCCCCGTCCGCTTGTCAAACGTTCAGCTGCAATTGCCATCTGCAACATGATTGGCAATACGGCGACCATCTACGGATCGTACCTTTATCCCAGCAGCGATAGCCCTCAATATCGACCTGGAGGAAGCGCAAACGCAGCCATTTGTGTTGTCGTCGCTCTGCTCGCCCTTTTGCTACGCTACATTCACAAGTGGGAaaacaagaagctcgagcGAGCTGAAGGTGGACAGGATAAGGAGACTGGGGCCGGCGGTAAAACCAACGTTGGGTCAAGCCGTCAGCTTCCCCAGCCGGGATTTCGATATATCTATTAA
- a CDS encoding Lactamase-B domain-containing protein: MHLVKNMNLWKTVVCLLHLPTALGQNNPTDFSTWFNITEFPNPQVANVARLQAEAQDLAEGRLWYDYVHRCINAQKYPTISNNVQTPGWVTPARAFDSLFFVGYSFVSSWAIDTGDGIILIDALNNAEEAEKVIIPGLEAFGYTAHDIKALVITHEHFDHYGGAAWFQDTFDTPIYASNAAWTGMKDLKGTPSIDKTLDEGDILEIGNTNMRVFSTPGHTPGTISLIFPVYDRGQKHIAGLYGGGGIPSKAEDKSTQVESFLRFSRLAKEAGVDVLLSNHQTQDHTLQNLDVLANRQCSGKKCSLPNPFVVGNKQYVRYLELMAKCVELQAARQGQSLDL; encoded by the coding sequence ATGCACCTCGTTAAGAATATGAACTTGTGGAAGACTGTGGTCTGCCTCTTACATCTTCCTACGGCACTGGGGCAGAACAACCCGACTGACTTTTCCACATGGTTCAACATCACTGAGTTCCCCAACCCCCAGGTCGCCAACGTCGCACGCCTTCAGGCAGAGGCCCAAGACCTTGCTGAGGGAAGACTCTGGTATGACTATGTACATCGATGCATCAACGCCCAGAAATACCCGACGATTTCCAACAACGTCCAGACTCCTGGCTGGGTGACCCCTGCTCGGGCTTTTGACTCCCTCTTCTTTGTTGGGTACTCATTCGTGTCATCCTGGGCTATCGACACAGGTGACGGAATCATCTTGATTGATGCGCTTAACAACGCTGAGGAAGCCGAGAAGGTCATCATCCCGGGACTGGAGGCGTTTGGATATACAGCCCATGACATCAAAGCTCTGGTCATCACCCACGAGCATTTCGACCACTACGGCGGAGCTGCTTGGTTCCAGGACACGTTCGACACTCCCATATACGCTTCCAATGCTGCATGGACTGGTATGAAGGACCTCAAAGGCACTCCAAGCATTGACAAGACTCTTGACGAGGGTGACATCTTGGAGATCGGCAACACCAATATGCGTGTCTTTTCGACTCCGGGTCACACACCGGGCACCATCTCTCTGATATTCCCCGTGTATGACCGCGGCCAAAAGCACATTGCAGGATTGTACGGCGGCGGAGGCATCCCCAGCAAGGCGGAGGACAAGTCCACCCAGGTCGAGTCATTTCTGAGATTCAGTCGCCTGGCTAAGGAAGCGGGCGTGGATGTCCTGTTGAGCAACCACCAAACGCAGGACCACACTCTGCAAAATCTGGATGTTCTGGCAAACCGGCAGTGTTCGGGCAAGAAATGCAGCTTGCCAAACCCGTTTGTTGTTGGGAATAAGCAATATGTGCGGTACCTGGAGTTGATGGCCAAGTGCGTCGAGTTACAAGCGGCGAGACAGGGTCAGAGTCTCGATCTTTGA
- a CDS encoding hypothetical protein (Expressed protein), whose product MGQRRQLFVIARVGKHYRSLAAVHHQWLYGVSALRSCLRLLRIFSDPGNHLALKHELDLAASFFKDKPPPPSEPEEYRDAESTTCPVPFITTCLAIGASYDSKTGQVQAIHELRYDMGYDQGDNNDGITVIDITDLDHVRYCFVNFGNEDDEDSQSELRRVGLSNKRMDAPPFDNFATETPLTGREYLRGYYSESDEMVQRNMEVIEALDNTPLVEEVALATDAKLFDRLLTSTDDDFDPSLLDEVRNFPGFQRMVKEYLLSHPEKVGPTQASAHLLQLAYAGEDCLEWNLFTKLDPKTIKAALTSDALKGATGISLTALQNSEPAELLAALSSLDRLHTLQVLDRPDREDEGASNRLFEALAESDYPLALKKLTLTGLYANGIRQNIWRPYRDQPKTLEAFPVVQLLVSHEGKDSGFVASSELQLESYNGTGLQCAHCFSCGPSALGEDKSSEIAALPTETYTIAKGSYHSSAYKGVQSKLRDLTPDSWMAVVSKKSDTEFAGVDSPSTTRMRFKYAFVRSKATIQVDQKHWRGSDIQPTELEVVDIKEFLHKTTPEVDTSKLAYHVSNLEDTLVQATRARTIVTTPDEEPLFSSLSPDEACVILNKFVGAMPQVQKSVARGSRWGIGEDAWISKLGFDADEKD is encoded by the exons atgggaCAGCGACGCCAGCTGTTCGTCATCGCCCGCGTGGGTAAGCACTATCGCTCCCTCGCTGCCGTCCATCACCAATGGCTCTACGGCGTATCGGCCCTACGTTCATGCCTTCGACTCCTCCGCATCTTTTCAGACCCGGGCAACCATTTGGCCCTCAAACACGAGCTGGACCTCGCTGCTTCTTtcttcaaggacaagccTCCGCCTCCCTCTGAGCCAGAAGAATACCGAGATGCCGAAAGCACCACCTGCCCTGTCCCCTTCATCACGACTTGCCTGGCTATCGGTGCTAGCTACGACTCCAAGACGGGCCAAGTCCAGGCCATTCACGAGCTTCGATACGACATGGGCTATGATCAAGGCGACAACAATGATGGTATAACCGTGATTGACATTACTGATCTGGACCATGTGCGCTATTGCTTTGTGAACTTCGGCA atgaagatgatgaggactcTCAGAGTGAG CTACGCCGAGTTGGATTGTCTAACAAGCGAATGGACGCTCCCCCTTTTGACAACTTCGCCACTGAAACTCCCTTGACCGGGCGAGAATACCTGAGAGGCTACTACAGCGAGTCAGATGAGATGGTGCAACGGAACATGGAGGTTATTGAGGCTCTCGATAATACGCctcttgtcgaggaggtggcACTAGCAA CCGATGCCAAACTGTTCGACCGTCTTCTCACATCGACAGACGATGATTTCGACCCCTCCCTCCTGGATGAAGTCCGAAATTTCCCTGGCTTTCAGCGGATGGTCAAGGAATACCTTCTCTCCCACCCTGAAAAGGTTGGCCCAACGCAGGCTTCGgcccatcttctccagctaGCCTACGCTGGTGAGGACTGTCTGGAGTGGAATCTCTTCACGAAACTCGACCCCAAGACGATCAAAGCCGCCCTCACATCCGACGCATTGAAGGGTGCCACAGGGATCAGCCTTACGGCCTTGCAGAACAGTGAGCCTGCAGAgctcttggcagccttgtcCTCTCTCGACCGTCTCCACACCCTGCAGGTCCTGGATCGGCCAGACCGCGAAGATGAAGGCGCCAGCAACCGACTGTTTGAAGCTCTTGCCGAGTCAGACTATCCTCtggccctcaagaagctgacGCTCACTGGTCTTTATGCAAACGGAATCCGTCAGAACATCTGGCGCCCCTACCGAGACCAGCCCAAGACTCTGGAAGCATTTCCAGTGGTGCAACTGCTTGTCAGCCATGAGGGGAAGGATAGTGGCTTTGTCGCTTCTTCTGAATTGCAACTCGAGTC CTACAACGGAACTGGCCTCCAGTGTGCACACTGCTTCTCGTGCGGACCTTCAGCCCTTGGAGAAGACAAATCTTCAGAGATTGCAGCACTCCCGACCGAGACATATACCATCGCAAAGGGATCGTACCACTCCAGTGCCTACAAAGGCGTACAGTCTAAGCTGCGGGATCTCACCCCCGATAGCTGGATGGCTGTTGTATCTAAGAAGAGCGACACTGAGTTCGCGGGTGTCGACAGCCCTAGCACAACTCGCATGCGGTTCAAGTACGCGTTCGTCCGCTCTAAGGCAACCATCCAGGTCGATCAGAAGCACTGGAGGGGTTCTGATATCCAGCCTACCGAGCTTGAAGTGGTGGATATAAAGGAATTTCTTCACAAAACTACACCTGAAGTCGACACGAGCAAACTTGCCTACCACGTTTCCAACCTTGAAGACACTCTTGTGCAGGCTACGCGTGCACGAACTATCGTAACAACACCCGATGAGGagcctcttttctcttcgCTCAGCCCTGATGAGGCCTGTGTCATATTGAACAAGTTTGTCGGCGCGATGCCGCAGGTGCAGAAGTCTGTGGCGAGAGGCTCGAGATGGGGCATCGGGG AAGATGCTTGGATCTCCAAGCTCGGATTTGATGCCGATGAGAAGGACTGA